The Sphingobacterium bambusae genome includes a window with the following:
- a CDS encoding sulfatase family protein, with the protein MCFNLLKKCFLVYGFSTLALLICCCRLPAFAQSPAAGQQSAVRPNIVVIMADDLDSRQLSCYGGQNLKTTHIDRLAKEGLKFDNLIASEAMCVPTRASLFTGLYPARHGAYQNHKPVHADLKSIAHYLGDLGYRVALTGKDHMTKPRRTFPFTIVPGFETNCVAETDDYFLDSVAQFMQEEEPFCLFVMSCNPHAPWTVGNADAFDPATLKLPAHWVDTEPTRRQFARYLAEVQRLDDQVGDVLALLESKNQLDNTLVIFLGEQGPQFPGGKWTLYDNGQRSSMIIRWPKAIPAGRQTDALLQYEDITPTLIDIAGGTPDKDLDGRSFRALIDGKEGQHRKFAFGIHNNIPEGPAFPMRSIRDKRYKLIWNLLAEEDYHIKYMTNTNNKGQVFSSWRQRAATDEKARFLADRIVKHPRLEFYDLQEDPNELNNLADQQRYKKRIGTMERALKKWMEQQQDSGVAMDKPF; encoded by the coding sequence ATGTGCTTCAATCTTTTAAAAAAATGCTTTCTGGTCTACGGATTTTCAACCCTTGCTTTGCTTATTTGTTGCTGCCGTCTGCCGGCCTTCGCCCAGTCGCCAGCCGCAGGGCAACAATCTGCAGTACGTCCCAATATCGTCGTAATTATGGCGGATGATCTGGACAGTAGACAGCTAAGCTGTTACGGCGGACAGAACTTGAAAACAACACATATTGACCGCTTAGCAAAGGAAGGACTGAAGTTCGACAACCTGATTGCCTCGGAAGCGATGTGTGTGCCTACGCGCGCCTCGCTCTTTACAGGACTTTATCCTGCAAGGCATGGTGCTTACCAAAACCATAAGCCTGTTCACGCGGATCTGAAAAGCATTGCCCATTACCTAGGCGATCTGGGCTACCGCGTGGCGTTGACGGGGAAGGACCATATGACCAAGCCACGACGCACGTTTCCATTTACGATTGTGCCCGGTTTTGAAACGAATTGTGTAGCCGAGACGGATGATTACTTTTTGGATAGTGTTGCGCAGTTTATGCAAGAGGAAGAGCCCTTCTGCTTATTTGTGATGAGCTGCAACCCACACGCGCCGTGGACGGTAGGTAATGCCGATGCGTTTGATCCGGCAACGTTGAAATTGCCCGCACATTGGGTGGATACAGAGCCCACACGGCGTCAATTTGCGCGTTACTTGGCCGAAGTGCAGCGGCTGGACGATCAGGTGGGGGATGTATTGGCTTTATTGGAATCAAAAAATCAATTGGATAATACGCTGGTTATTTTCTTGGGCGAACAGGGACCGCAGTTTCCGGGAGGAAAATGGACGCTGTATGACAATGGACAACGGAGCTCCATGATTATCCGATGGCCCAAGGCAATTCCTGCTGGCCGGCAAACGGATGCGCTGTTGCAGTATGAGGATATCACGCCGACCTTGATCGATATTGCTGGCGGAACACCGGATAAGGACTTGGATGGCCGTAGTTTTCGGGCTTTGATCGATGGTAAAGAAGGGCAGCATCGTAAATTTGCCTTTGGCATACACAACAATATCCCGGAAGGACCGGCATTCCCGATGCGTAGCATACGGGATAAACGTTACAAGTTGATCTGGAACTTGCTGGCCGAGGAGGATTACCACATCAAATACATGACCAACACGAATAATAAAGGGCAGGTGTTTAGCTCTTGGCGGCAGCGGGCGGCAACAGATGAAAAGGCGCGTTTCTTGGCGGATAGAATTGTGAAACATCCCCGACTTGAATTCTATGACCTGCAAGAAGATCCCAATGAATTGAACAATTTGGCGGATCAGCAAAGGTATAAGAAAAGGATTGGAACAATGGAGCGGGCCTTGAAAAAATGGATGGAACAACAGCAGGATAGCGGGGTGGCGATGGATAAACCTTTTTGA
- a CDS encoding RagB/SusD family nutrient uptake outer membrane protein, producing MMKLKKINTISFALLMGGMLAASSCSKDFLTPKPLSFYEPNATFTTEAGLMSAMAISDRHLKLYWATDHNEMLTLGTEYIFSELMVAGATDKRNMLCDIANMLTPTSETSYQNLDRTNSIWYLWEETYKGIMFANTIIHYVDGVQELDEATKNVYKGRAYFHRAFRYMALVFQFGDVPLVASLLESPKQNYRSTKRDAILQMITRDMELAVEWVPNQSEIGLVGMVNKGACRMLLAKCYLAIGEYAKAKEQTDILINESGYALMQDNFGTFNDGGEAQTWPITRNVIWDLHRPENKLIASNREVIMGLPNRGAEAESFVKMLTMRILYPFVFDNRIQTKDGKQALLNIRRNTANYNASYDYMRAFGRGIATFRPTSFQTKNLWRVNGMMDATDLRHSSASGNWIRMEDYKVNNRESSEFGKPLTLFNPDNDRLLCSDTIRRWFDVPHYKFYLDDPVSEANIVGSDGHRGATNGAVADWYLYRLPEAYLLRAEAKYYLNPGDATIKDDLNIIRQRAQCTQLYQGAVTIGDIMNERARELYWEEWRNVELKRVSLCLARSGRPDEWGNTYNLETFDKQTGTDNQGGSYWYQRIVHYSMYNKGPISINSTGNNNPNYTMDKKNMYWPIPEAAITGNKRGQLSQNFGYNGYNAATPKWETWEEAVADENITE from the coding sequence ATGATGAAATTAAAAAAAATAAACACCATATCCTTCGCACTGCTAATGGGCGGTATGCTTGCCGCCAGCAGCTGTAGCAAAGACTTCCTTACCCCAAAGCCACTCTCGTTTTACGAGCCTAACGCCACCTTCACCACCGAAGCGGGATTGATGTCGGCCATGGCCATCTCTGATCGGCACCTCAAGTTGTATTGGGCGACGGATCATAACGAGATGCTTACGCTTGGAACCGAATATATCTTCTCCGAGCTGATGGTTGCCGGTGCCACCGATAAGCGCAACATGCTCTGCGACATCGCTAATATGTTGACGCCAACAAGCGAAACCTCCTACCAAAACCTCGACCGTACCAACAGTATCTGGTATTTGTGGGAAGAAACGTACAAAGGCATTATGTTTGCCAACACCATTATCCATTATGTAGATGGGGTGCAGGAACTTGATGAAGCAACGAAGAATGTGTACAAAGGAAGAGCGTATTTCCATCGTGCATTCCGCTACATGGCACTCGTGTTTCAATTTGGGGACGTGCCGCTAGTCGCTAGCCTGTTGGAATCTCCAAAACAAAACTACCGTAGTACAAAACGCGACGCCATCCTACAGATGATTACCCGCGATATGGAGCTTGCGGTAGAATGGGTACCCAATCAAAGTGAAATCGGTTTAGTAGGCATGGTCAACAAAGGAGCCTGTCGCATGCTGCTCGCCAAATGCTACTTAGCCATAGGTGAATATGCAAAAGCAAAAGAGCAGACCGACATCTTGATCAATGAATCGGGCTACGCGTTAATGCAAGATAACTTCGGCACCTTCAACGATGGCGGTGAAGCGCAAACATGGCCTATTACGCGCAATGTGATCTGGGATTTACATCGACCCGAAAACAAATTGATTGCCAGCAACCGCGAAGTCATCATGGGTCTGCCTAATCGGGGTGCCGAAGCGGAATCGTTCGTCAAAATGCTAACCATGCGCATCCTCTATCCTTTTGTATTTGATAATCGTATACAAACCAAAGACGGTAAGCAGGCTCTGTTAAACATTCGACGCAACACCGCCAACTACAATGCAAGCTATGACTATATGCGCGCTTTCGGACGCGGTATTGCTACCTTCAGGCCTACCAGCTTTCAAACCAAGAACCTGTGGCGTGTCAATGGAATGATGGATGCCACTGACCTACGCCATAGCTCGGCTAGTGGAAACTGGATACGTATGGAAGACTACAAAGTAAACAACCGCGAGTCATCCGAATTTGGAAAGCCACTTACCCTATTCAATCCCGATAACGATCGCCTTCTTTGTAGCGATACTATCCGTCGCTGGTTTGATGTACCCCATTACAAGTTTTATTTGGATGATCCCGTTAGTGAGGCTAACATCGTCGGATCCGATGGGCATCGCGGCGCCACCAATGGTGCCGTCGCCGACTGGTACCTCTACCGTCTTCCGGAAGCCTACCTGCTCCGCGCCGAAGCAAAATATTACCTAAACCCGGGCGATGCAACGATTAAAGACGACCTCAATATCATCCGTCAACGTGCCCAATGTACGCAGCTCTATCAAGGCGCCGTCACTATTGGCGACATCATGAACGAGCGCGCACGCGAGCTGTATTGGGAAGAATGGCGTAATGTAGAGCTGAAGCGCGTATCCCTATGCCTTGCCCGCAGCGGCAGACCAGACGAATGGGGAAACACCTACAACTTGGAAACATTCGATAAACAAACCGGCACCGATAACCAAGGTGGAAGCTACTGGTACCAACGTATCGTGCATTACAGCATGTACAATAAAGGCCCTATATCCATCAACTCGACCGGTAACAACAATCCGAACTACACCATGGATAAGAAGAACATGTACTGGCCCATTCCAGAAGCAGCCATTACCGGTAACAAACGTGGACAGCTCAGCCAAAACTTTGGCTACAACGGCTACAACGCCGCTACGCCAAAATGGGAAACCTGGGAAGAGGCTGTAGCCGACGAAAATATAACCGAATAA
- a CDS encoding SusC/RagA family TonB-linked outer membrane protein, giving the protein MINTYMLRHTSKLVRLKTLVLLLCCYLIPVQVDAQEASISGTVTDATTGTPIQGAVVKIQQSDAATSSDLNGKFAIQAPRNAILLISSIGYSSQTIPLENRTTLQIALTPTNESLDEVVVVGYGAMQKKDLTGSIIQIRPDKIANENPKTVQDILRGTPGIRVGYNASAKGGGGINVRGQRSVFDAGGRNSPLLILDGMPFYGELSEINPDDIEQIDVLKDASAAAIYGSKSASGVIIISTKKGKQGKPVINMTTNIGTTTLANFRERFSVEGYLQHREDWLTKNTYGVNPETGAYEAYQAGSYTDRPGYFMRPDRLPSSVALEDWRGYDQNVGDQSDLSIWARRLGFNGNILQNFLDGKTVDWRDHTYRNGFDQDYNISVSGASERSNYYLSMGYLQNQGAEVSDAYRAIRANMKVDTKVTSWFEVGANINFQDRSDGNIGIDLDQSMRNSPFADYADEMGNPTQFPLSPEYSQRGYNYDFQRQYLELDKGYTVLNSILYAKIKLPFNISYSFNASPRFQFFYDRYFMSAELPGSNPATRGANREQAKRLDWSLNNTISWDKTFADKHRFTVTLVQEAEELRLWRDRIEARNILPSDALGFHNVGYGSKQDSNFSNEDTQETADALLARLFYSYDDRYLLTTSIRRDGSSAFGTSNPYATFRSISGAWVFSNENFFKWKHIMSSGKLRLSYGENGNRALGNPYFALANLSAGGGKMHGYINSSGDLSLYRYLMMDRLANPNLRWEKTDSWNVGLDFGLFNDRISGTFEYYKTITQDMIMNERLPSFTGFQGIATNLGRVDNSGIELALNTVNIRKDNFQWSTTLGFSYNKNTIKNLYYDYEDVLDEQGNVVGQKEADDLQNNWFIGQPIGVIWNYRVTGIWQANEVEEAARYGQKPGDPKVANNYTGDDVVNADGSVTHVYNNFDKEFLGQSIAPYHWSFRNEFVLWKNLNLSFNIYSYMGHKSLFGDYLNNDDDGGRMQYGMANLPYKEYWTPDNPTNEYGRIEAAGPTGAASAGKLYDRSFIRLENISVGYTLPQAWTSRWQLNRVKIFGTIRNVATWAKDWEYGDPEANPAFDQGGGLSTRLYNLGLNLVF; this is encoded by the coding sequence ATGATAAACACGTACATGCTTCGGCATACCAGTAAACTCGTGCGATTAAAAACGCTCGTTTTATTGCTATGCTGCTACCTCATCCCGGTGCAGGTGGATGCTCAAGAGGCTTCCATAAGCGGCACCGTAACCGATGCGACAACCGGAACGCCCATACAGGGCGCCGTGGTCAAAATACAGCAGAGCGACGCCGCGACAAGCAGCGACCTCAATGGGAAATTCGCTATACAGGCTCCCCGAAATGCGATATTACTCATATCTTCCATAGGCTATAGCAGCCAAACGATTCCGTTGGAGAACAGGACCACCCTTCAAATTGCGCTCACACCGACCAATGAATCTCTGGATGAAGTCGTCGTCGTCGGCTATGGAGCTATGCAGAAAAAAGACCTTACAGGCTCTATCATCCAAATCCGTCCCGACAAAATTGCCAATGAAAACCCGAAGACCGTGCAGGATATCCTTCGCGGCACGCCAGGAATTCGAGTAGGCTACAACGCTTCAGCAAAAGGTGGCGGCGGCATCAACGTTCGTGGGCAGCGCTCCGTGTTTGATGCCGGTGGACGCAATAGTCCACTGCTTATTCTCGATGGTATGCCCTTCTATGGCGAACTGTCCGAAATCAATCCCGACGACATTGAGCAAATCGACGTACTCAAAGATGCTTCGGCAGCAGCCATCTACGGATCAAAATCAGCTTCCGGTGTCATCATTATCAGTACGAAAAAAGGAAAACAAGGGAAGCCCGTCATCAACATGACCACAAATATCGGCACCACAACGCTCGCCAATTTCCGGGAGCGCTTCAGTGTCGAAGGTTACCTTCAACATCGCGAAGACTGGTTAACGAAAAACACCTATGGCGTTAACCCCGAAACGGGAGCCTATGAGGCCTACCAAGCGGGTAGCTATACCGATAGACCCGGCTATTTTATGCGCCCCGATCGACTACCTTCCTCCGTTGCTTTGGAAGATTGGCGGGGTTACGACCAAAACGTTGGCGATCAGTCCGATCTTAGCATCTGGGCACGCAGGTTAGGATTTAACGGCAATATACTGCAGAATTTTCTAGATGGCAAGACGGTGGATTGGCGCGACCATACCTACCGGAATGGTTTCGATCAGGATTACAACATCAGCGTAAGCGGTGCTAGTGAACGCAGCAACTACTACCTATCTATGGGGTATTTGCAAAATCAAGGCGCCGAAGTGAGCGACGCCTACCGCGCCATACGCGCCAATATGAAGGTGGATACCAAAGTGACCAGCTGGTTTGAGGTAGGAGCAAATATTAACTTCCAAGATCGGTCGGATGGCAATATCGGCATTGATCTCGATCAATCCATGCGTAACAGTCCTTTTGCGGATTATGCCGACGAAATGGGGAATCCTACGCAGTTTCCTTTAAGCCCAGAATATAGCCAACGTGGTTACAACTACGATTTCCAGCGCCAATACCTCGAGCTTGACAAAGGATACACGGTGTTGAACAGCATACTTTATGCTAAAATTAAGTTGCCTTTCAATATCAGCTATTCCTTCAATGCTTCACCTCGTTTTCAGTTTTTCTACGATCGCTACTTTATGTCAGCGGAGCTACCGGGTTCTAATCCCGCAACACGTGGAGCAAACCGGGAACAGGCCAAACGCTTGGATTGGTCGTTGAACAATACCATCAGCTGGGATAAAACCTTTGCCGATAAGCACCGTTTTACCGTAACGCTCGTTCAAGAAGCCGAAGAACTACGCTTATGGCGCGATCGTATTGAAGCACGCAATATTTTACCCTCCGACGCCTTAGGATTTCACAATGTAGGCTACGGTTCCAAGCAGGATAGTAATTTCTCCAATGAAGATACGCAAGAAACAGCCGATGCACTTTTAGCTCGCCTCTTCTATTCCTATGACGACCGCTATCTCTTGACCACCTCCATCCGTCGTGATGGATCCTCCGCTTTTGGCACATCCAATCCGTATGCTACCTTCCGTTCCATATCAGGTGCATGGGTATTCAGCAATGAAAATTTCTTCAAATGGAAGCATATCATGAGCAGCGGTAAACTGCGTCTTTCCTATGGCGAGAATGGAAACCGTGCCCTTGGCAACCCCTACTTTGCCTTGGCCAACCTTTCGGCAGGTGGCGGTAAGATGCATGGGTACATCAACAGTTCTGGCGATTTATCACTCTACCGCTATCTGATGATGGATCGATTAGCCAATCCCAACTTACGCTGGGAGAAAACAGACTCTTGGAATGTAGGTCTTGACTTCGGTCTATTTAACGATCGGATCTCCGGTACGTTTGAATACTACAAAACCATTACGCAGGACATGATTATGAACGAGCGCCTACCTAGCTTCACCGGGTTTCAGGGTATTGCAACAAACTTAGGTCGTGTAGATAACAGTGGGATTGAGCTAGCGCTAAACACCGTCAACATCCGCAAGGATAATTTTCAATGGTCGACCACCCTTGGCTTCTCTTACAATAAAAACACCATCAAAAACCTCTATTACGACTATGAGGATGTCCTAGACGAACAGGGCAATGTGGTAGGTCAGAAAGAAGCCGATGACTTGCAGAACAACTGGTTTATCGGCCAACCAATAGGTGTTATCTGGAACTACCGGGTTACCGGCATTTGGCAGGCCAATGAAGTCGAGGAAGCCGCTCGTTACGGACAAAAACCGGGCGATCCCAAGGTGGCTAACAACTACACAGGCGATGATGTTGTCAATGCAGACGGTTCTGTAACCCATGTGTACAACAATTTTGACAAAGAGTTTCTCGGACAAAGCATAGCGCCCTACCACTGGTCGTTCCGCAACGAATTTGTGCTGTGGAAAAACTTGAATCTTTCTTTCAATATCTATTCCTACATGGGCCACAAAAGCCTATTTGGCGACTACCTCAACAACGACGATGACGGTGGGCGTATGCAATATGGGATGGCTAATTTACCTTATAAAGAATACTGGACGCCAGACAATCCAACAAACGAATATGGTCGTATCGAAGCCGCTGGTCCTACTGGCGCCGCCTCTGCCGGAAAACTCTACGATCGTTCCTTTATCCGACTTGAAAACATTTCGGTGGGCTACACGCTACCGCAGGCATGGACATCTCGCTGGCAGCTCAACCGTGTCAAAATATTCGGAACAATCAGGAATGTAGCCACTTGGGCAAAGGATTGGGAATATGGCGATCCGGAGGCCAATCCGGCGTTTGATCAAGGTGGAGGTTTATCCACTCGACTGTACAATCTCGGTCTTAATCTTGTTTTTTAA
- a CDS encoding SusC/RagA family TonB-linked outer membrane protein, with the protein MRKTDLKRKAKNHSPTKVITVAKVVCLLPVLYLAEVSAHAYGSTMPSEAMRTTPTSSTWLQDKDIRGLIKDDKGNILPGVSVTLKNKPSVGTTTDLNGRYVLKVPPDAVLVFKLIGYGSQEISTSNRDVIDVILTEAENLIEETVVTAFGQRQRKNDLIGSVSSINPEELRIPSSNLTGALQGRVAGVISFQRSGEPGLDNADFFIRGVGTFGVNQRPLILIDNMEVSTDDLARIPVDDIASFSILRDATASAVYGSRGANGVILVTTKLGKEGTPKITFRAEQRLSSPTDMPKIADPVTFMKMHNEAVLTRDPLALTPYTDEKIAMTASGADPIQYPAVDWLSEVTKPNTRTQNYNLSISGGGQVASYLVSGNLTQDDGLIRVNPINNFNNNVDFKVYNLRSNININVTKSTQLMVRAIANYRNYSGPPEGGSSSFRNALRANPALFQPVYQVGPQQSYIQHPLFGNYEDGSGNLYLNPYANIVRGYSEWSESNMQVQIELKQDLSQWVEGLSYRGLANASRGAYMEYRRQYNPFYYTPTSIDPNTGQYSYLNLNPLGGTEYLDYSDNGRGQESLFYMENAINYARTFQDKHSVTGMLISTIRNRITLPRDVVGNVINTLPYRNASFSGNFTYVYDNRYHAQFTFGYNGSEVFAENHRWGFFPSAGVAWTIHNEKFMEPVRDIFSTARLRMTHGLVGNDNIHNTRFFYLSQVDLNNSLRRHNFGVSTGDENYGRNGISIQRYANPYVKWEVSQQTNLGIDLGLFNGKFTFTGDIFRQIRRDIVQDRAALPSSMGLAATVLANLGKYKSQGFDAELTYMQSVNQNLWFQGRGTFTFAKGEYLYYEEPNYEYPYLTRIGTDANQRRGYIAERLFIDDEEVRNSPQQLFGQMVMGGDIKYLDVNGDGVINSNDVVPIGFPTTPQVNFGFGLTTGYKNVDFSFFFSGMSRTSLFINPLSWDPNNVNNSGSAPFGSQTAPNAVLQAWADSHWSEDNRDIYALWPRLSQNPLENNTQTSTHWMRNGAFLRLKQVELSYTLNSDFTRRYKIERFRIYASGTNLFNLSAFDLWDPEMGGAGLRYPIQRVFNLGLLMTL; encoded by the coding sequence ATGCGTAAAACCGATTTAAAACGTAAAGCAAAAAACCACAGCCCCACAAAGGTCATCACAGTGGCCAAAGTAGTCTGCCTGCTGCCTGTCCTGTACCTCGCAGAGGTCAGTGCGCATGCCTACGGCAGTACGATGCCCAGCGAAGCTATGCGAACGACGCCTACTTCCAGCACTTGGCTACAGGATAAAGATATCCGCGGATTGATCAAGGACGACAAAGGCAACATCTTGCCCGGAGTATCCGTCACCTTGAAAAACAAACCCAGCGTAGGTACCACCACCGATTTGAACGGGCGCTATGTACTTAAAGTTCCCCCCGATGCCGTTTTGGTATTTAAGCTAATAGGTTACGGCAGCCAAGAGATCAGCACAAGCAATCGCGATGTGATCGACGTGATCTTGACGGAAGCCGAAAATCTGATTGAGGAAACCGTCGTTACGGCATTCGGACAACGGCAGCGCAAAAACGACCTGATAGGATCCGTTTCCTCGATCAATCCGGAAGAACTTCGCATTCCAAGTAGCAACCTTACCGGAGCCCTGCAAGGGCGCGTCGCTGGTGTGATATCCTTTCAACGTAGTGGCGAACCCGGATTGGATAATGCCGATTTCTTCATCCGCGGCGTAGGAACCTTCGGTGTCAACCAGCGTCCGTTAATCCTGATAGACAACATGGAAGTGTCTACAGATGATCTGGCACGAATACCTGTAGACGACATCGCCAGTTTTTCTATTCTGCGTGATGCTACCGCTTCTGCCGTCTACGGATCGCGGGGAGCAAACGGCGTTATCCTCGTCACCACAAAACTGGGAAAAGAAGGAACGCCCAAGATCACCTTCCGCGCGGAACAGCGACTATCCTCGCCTACGGACATGCCTAAAATTGCCGATCCCGTTACCTTTATGAAAATGCATAACGAAGCGGTGCTCACGCGCGATCCCTTGGCACTCACCCCTTACACCGATGAGAAGATTGCCATGACCGCATCCGGTGCCGATCCTATACAATATCCAGCCGTCGACTGGCTCAGCGAGGTCACGAAGCCCAACACTCGCACCCAAAACTACAACCTCAGCATCTCCGGCGGCGGTCAGGTGGCCAGCTACCTCGTCAGCGGAAACCTGACGCAGGATGATGGGCTGATCCGCGTCAACCCCATCAACAACTTCAACAACAACGTCGATTTCAAAGTGTACAACCTGCGTAGTAACATCAATATCAATGTCACCAAATCGACCCAGTTGATGGTACGTGCTATCGCCAACTACCGCAATTATAGCGGTCCGCCAGAAGGAGGAAGTTCATCGTTCCGTAATGCCCTACGTGCCAATCCGGCACTCTTCCAGCCAGTGTACCAAGTTGGGCCGCAGCAATCATACATACAGCATCCGCTTTTTGGAAATTACGAAGACGGCAGTGGGAATCTATACCTCAATCCCTATGCAAATATCGTTCGCGGCTACTCCGAGTGGTCAGAAAGCAATATGCAGGTACAAATTGAATTGAAGCAAGATCTATCCCAATGGGTGGAGGGCCTTAGCTACCGTGGACTGGCCAATGCTTCGCGTGGAGCCTATATGGAGTACCGCAGGCAGTACAATCCATTTTACTACACCCCCACCTCCATTGATCCGAATACCGGGCAGTATTCCTACCTCAACCTGAATCCCTTGGGCGGAACGGAATACCTGGATTACAGCGACAACGGCAGAGGACAAGAGTCGTTATTTTACATGGAGAATGCGATTAACTATGCCCGCACCTTTCAGGATAAACATAGCGTCACCGGGATGCTCATCTCCACGATCCGAAACCGCATCACGCTACCACGGGATGTGGTCGGCAATGTTATCAACACCTTGCCCTACCGCAATGCCAGTTTCTCTGGAAACTTCACCTACGTGTATGACAACCGCTACCATGCACAATTTACCTTCGGTTACAACGGATCCGAAGTGTTTGCCGAAAACCACCGTTGGGGCTTCTTTCCCTCGGCCGGCGTCGCTTGGACCATCCACAACGAAAAGTTTATGGAACCCGTTCGCGACATATTCAGCACCGCCAGGTTGCGGATGACACACGGCCTAGTGGGTAACGACAATATACATAACACGCGATTTTTCTACCTCTCGCAGGTGGACCTCAACAACAGCCTACGCCGGCACAACTTCGGGGTGAGCACGGGCGACGAGAACTATGGCCGCAACGGGATAAGCATACAGCGCTACGCCAATCCCTACGTCAAATGGGAAGTATCCCAGCAAACCAACTTAGGTATCGATCTAGGTCTTTTCAACGGCAAGTTTACCTTCACCGGAGATATATTCCGACAAATACGACGTGATATCGTGCAGGATCGGGCTGCCCTGCCATCTTCTATGGGGCTAGCCGCTACCGTACTGGCCAATTTAGGTAAATACAAGAGCCAAGGTTTTGATGCCGAGCTGACCTACATGCAAAGCGTTAACCAAAATCTATGGTTTCAAGGTCGAGGTACCTTCACCTTTGCCAAGGGCGAATACCTGTATTATGAAGAGCCCAACTATGAGTATCCCTACCTGACACGTATTGGCACCGACGCCAACCAGCGCAGGGGCTATATCGCCGAAAGATTATTCATAGACGATGAGGAAGTACGCAACAGTCCGCAGCAGCTCTTCGGGCAAATGGTTATGGGCGGCGACATCAAATACTTGGATGTAAATGGCGATGGCGTCATCAACTCCAACGACGTGGTGCCCATCGGGTTTCCGACGACGCCTCAGGTAAACTTCGGCTTCGGCTTGACGACCGGCTACAAAAATGTGGATTTCTCCTTTTTCTTCAGTGGTATGTCACGCACATCCCTGTTTATAAACCCACTATCGTGGGATCCCAACAATGTTAACAACAGCGGCTCGGCACCATTCGGCAGCCAAACAGCGCCTAATGCCGTGTTGCAGGCCTGGGCCGATAGCCACTGGTCTGAAGACAACCGCGACATCTATGCCTTGTGGCCTCGCCTCAGCCAAAATCCGTTGGAAAATAACACCCAAACCAGTACCCATTGGATGCGTAATGGCGCGTTTCTACGCTTAAAGCAGGTAGAACTGTCCTACACCCTCAATTCCGATTTTACGCGTCGCTACAAGATCGAGCGGTTCCGGATTTATGCCAGCGGCACCAACCTGTTTAACCTCAGCGCTTTTGACCTGTGGGATCCCGAAATGGGCGGCGCAGGCTTACGCTACCCTATACAGCGGGTATTCAATCTAGGCCTGCTAATGACGCTATAA